The nucleotide window CATTACATATGCTACTTTATAAAAACCTGAAGATGGCAAATTGGGCATGCTTACCATAACATTCTCAAACTGGGAAAGCTGCAGAACATTTTTCCTACAAGTGTTCACTGCCATGATACAAAACAAGTATGTGCAAACTGCAAGGTCcctaaaaatagcatttaatggatttatttacagaaagatgTCACTATCTGTTTAAATATGCAAAGAATAAGCCTCCCAAAGTTTATAACATAGAACAATATCCACCACAAGCGCCTCCTCCATGTCCTTCTTCCTTGTTTGATAATTTTACACCTTTGTTTTGGCTCTCACTCTCCCACAGTCCAGGAGTCTGAATGATTTTTTCAACAAGTTCTTCAAAGGCACACTGTACACCATCACACGTTTTTGCACTTGCCTCTGGAAAAGTGACACAAGAAGTCCAATGTTAGCATAGCTGCCAATAACTTGTTCAGTGCTTCTTCTTTCAGAAGTCTTAACCTAACACCTAGATTTACAATGTGTTCTACAACATGTAGCAGCATCATAATTAGCAGTTATGCAGATGTTCGTTCCCACTAGTTGCTGCTTTATTAAGAGAACTTTTAGATTGAATGTCACTAGTATATATGGAGACTTAcagtttacatttatttttgctgtggaAAGCAGTTCAGTAAAAGAAAGACTGGAAAATTTTCTGCTGCCTGAACTGCAGCACTACTATCATTAGAAGCAAAGGACTCCATGCTGTAGGTTTGTGGACCAACACCCATGATAAAACTATTCTGTTAAAAACTGATCAGGGGTCtcatttcttctgcactgagcagaatTCTTGGTGATCTCATTCAGGAATACTTCTTTcatcaaaaccacaaaacactGCTCACTGGGTGTATTATGAGAGCAAACAGAAACCATCTGCAACTATTCAGTTCCACTAAAGCTTGCCCTGTTCTTCTGTACAGTCACACAAACACATGTATACTAAGTTTTACGTTTCCTTTTATATTCCATGCACTTAACAGCTTGCACCTCAGTTTTGAGCTTCTTAAATTTTCACATCTGACTCTAACGCCAAAAACACTGCAAAGTgccaaacaaaaacatgttATTAGTTGCAGATGAGGAACATATCTACGTCACAGAGGAACACAGAGCACATCAGTGAACTGCTTTGCTACTTGAACCATCCTATAAAGTACTTCTTGCTGATTCTTATATGAAAGGATTAACAAACTTGGGCATAAAGAATCAATTCActatacattttaaattcaattttaaacCCATCTCACCCACAGCAAAATGAGACCAACATCTTTCCTCCGGTCAGGACAGTCACTATTCCATCCTACCCACCATTTACAAGTTAACTACACTCCCACTTCTTTTTACATTCCATTTCTACTGTGGGTTTGTCAAGTACCAGCTCTTTTGCTATACTGAAAGTTGTCTGTCAGTACCAGTTTCCCCTGATTCACCTTGCTTCTGTTTGTAACTCAGCAAGTAGGTCTGGactaaggggggaaaaaaaacaactaacaaTTGTAAGAAACCAGGCAGAACCTCAAAACAATAACAGTTTTTGTCAAAATACAGTCAATCTTGTATTCCACCCTTAATTCTTACAGAGCTCTCAAGTATACTCATTGACAGTTAAGCTAGACCACTAGACACAGAGACAGATTTATAGAAGATGGGTGTAACTTACCTTTGCACCTACTGCAGCTGAGAAACACAACTTATTTGTATAAAAATTCAGTCCTACAGAAGTGCAACTTTCATCATCTAACAAAAACTCAAGTAAAATCTCTGCAAGTATCTGTAACATACCTATGAACAACATGGAATGTTTTCTTGCAAATTTGAGACCTTCGTTTCTGTCAACTTCACGGTTTTCCTACAAGACAGCATTAATATGTATTATTAGCAAAATACACTAGCAGAACATTCAGTGCAGTTGAACCACGTTTACCTTATCAATCTTGTTTCCAACAAGCATTTTCACTATGTCATTCCTTGTGCAGTACGTTTCCAGTTCATTTAACCAGTTATCCAGCTTGACAAAAGTATCTCTTCTTGTAACATCATAAACTGAAAGATATAAATAATGTTATTTCACAATTATGTTATACAATAATGTTATTGTTTCCAAGAAAGACACCCTACAAGAGCAAAAGTTATGTTttttgaattagaaaaaaatcaaagaaaccCCAAGGAATCCAATTTAGACTTCATTCACCAGCTCCAACCATTGATGATACAAATGCAGAACAACTCTAAGATTCAGTAATGTTTAGACATTCTGGTTTATAAGATAGAGACCATTATCTTCAAAGAATTCCATGTCTGCAAACCACAGATATAGGATACTTACATA belongs to Lagopus muta isolate bLagMut1 chromosome 7, bLagMut1 primary, whole genome shotgun sequence and includes:
- the RAB18 gene encoding ras-related protein Rab-18; translated protein: MDEDVLTTLKILIIGESGVGKSSLLLRFTDDTFDPELAATIGVDFKVKTISVDGNKAKLAIWDTAGQERFRTLTPSYYRGAQGVILVYDVTRRDTFVKLDNWLNELETYCTRNDIVKMLVGNKIDKENREVDRNEGLKFARKHSMLFIEASAKTCDGVQCAFEELVEKIIQTPGLWESESQNKGVKLSNKEEGHGGGACGGYCSML